The sequence GCTGTTTAAAGAACTAAAATCTTGCTTTTCAGCTTTATAATGAGGATTCACTCTTTTAATATTGTAATCGCTATTGGTACTTATGAAACTTCCGCTAGGCAAATTAAATACGAACAAAACAACGTAAAGGATACCAGCTATCAAACTTGAATGAACGCCCCAGATAAAGTGTGCTAATGTTGCTAAAATAATTGGAACAATGCTTAACAAAGCTAAATTTATTAATCTCTTTTTCAAAATAATTACTCCTCTGTATAAAAAGACAATCAGTTATAAATCATTTCAAACTCTTCACAAACAACTGGAATATTCTCGCTGAATCTAAGGTTAGTCTCCTGATATATTTTTGTGAAAAAGTCTATGTGTTCTTTTCTCCAATAAGTTAAAGTTCTATCGCCTTCACCTTCTTTGAAGGCATGTTCTGCAGAGACCTCATTAAGAGGAACAACGTAAACTTTTGTCGTTTTTGTCATGCATATAGCGTTGTCATTACTATCTAGTATGATACTTAACTCATTCACTTGAGGTAATGGTTCATCTTCTAGAGCATATAATTCATAGGCAGATGTTGTAGCTGTTTTAATATTTTTTAGCGTTAACTCTGCCAATTGATCAGGAATCGCTCCGTAACTCCAAGCACTATAAGCAGAATCTTGATATTCTGGATGTAACTGTATAAAATTATTCCACATTTGTTTTGCTTTCATAAAAATCCCCTATTCGAAAATGTTATTATGCAACTATAATTAGTATAAACTTAAATAAAATAACATGGTAGTGTTTAATCAAAAACGTGTGTTAAAGTGAAATCAGAAAAAGGAAGGAAAGAAGGATTAAAATGAATAAGAATAAAATTAAAAGAGTTGCTCTACTTGCAGGACTGTATCTAACAGCTAATTTAGTTACTCAATATTTTAAAGGACAAAGTATTGATTTCACCTCAGCTCTGATCGGAACTCTTATCTTTTCTGTTTTCGTGACTTTAGGTATACTGTCTTCAAAAAAGTAAAGATCTGTTTATGACAAAATGTATGTGGTAACGAATAAAATGAAACTATTCTCTATAAAAGTGAGATGAAAAACATTATAACACTACTTATCATAAGATTTCTGATTGTGAAGGTTAACAGGGTTTATCTGAAGATGATTGATTAACTATTTTAGATATAGTAAGCTTATCAGTAATTAAATGTTTTGCAGGGGGACACATTTGTGTTGAGAAGGTAAAACCTGACCCTTTGAACCTGTCAGTTAACACTGACGCAGGGAGCACTATGTACATATGTATTGAATGATATGTACTGAGCTCTCCATTATTATGGGGAGCTTTTCTTTTGTAAAATTTTTAATCGCGGGGGGACACACTTGTGTTGAGAAGGCTAAAACCTGACCCTTTGAACCTGTTAGTTAATACTGACGTAGGGAGCAATTAGTGGTTTTCTTATACACTTTTTTAGTCTCTACAACTTTTGTAGGGGCTTTTTTTGTGCTTGCGTTCAAAAAAGGAGGGCTGGGATTAGTGTATTTTGAAGTGATTTGAAAGAAATATAGATGAGTCAGTACGAATAGTAAACTTAAATGTTAGATAAAAAATTAAAAGAAAGAGGGATCAAGCATGTTATCACAAATTAAAAAAGCAGCCCCTTTAGTGCACTGCATGACAAATTATGTTGTCGCTAATTTCACGGCTAACGGCTTACTTGCAATTGGTGCTTCGCCTATCATGGCTGATGAAGTGAATGAGGTTTCTGAAATAGTCTCGATTGCCCAAGCAGTGCTTATTAATATTGGAACGGTGAATGACCGTACAGCAAAAGCCATGCTGCTTGCTGGCAAAAAAGCAAACGAGTTGGGCATTCCTATTGTGCTCGATCCTGTAGGCGTAGGTGCCACAAACTATCGAAAACAATTGGTTCAGCACCTTTTAAAGGAAATTCAGTTTGATTTGATTCGATGTAACGCAGGTGAATTAGCAGCAATTGCAGGTGAAGATTGGCAGTCAAAAGGTGTAGATAGCGGCATAGGCGAAATAGATATCGCTAGGGTAGCGAAGCGGGTTGCTTTGCAGTACAAGTGTCTGGTTGTTGTAACTGGGGAATCTGATTTCGTAACAGATGGGCACAAAGGACTTCATATTGCTGGAGGCAGGGAAATCGCTACACGCATCACGGGTACAGGTTGTTTATTAAGCGCCATCTGTGCAGCTTCTCTTGCTAGCAGTGCAAAAC is a genomic window of Carnobacterium sp. CP1 containing:
- the thiM gene encoding hydroxyethylthiazole kinase, which gives rise to MLSQIKKAAPLVHCMTNYVVANFTANGLLAIGASPIMADEVNEVSEIVSIAQAVLINIGTVNDRTAKAMLLAGKKANELGIPIVLDPVGVGATNYRKQLVQHLLKEIQFDLIRCNAGELAAIAGEDWQSKGVDSGIGEIDIARVAKRVALQYKCLVVVTGESDFVTDGHKGLHIAGGREIATRITGTGCLLSAICAASLASSAKPLEGLVTTLKDYKQAAEQSTEEVGIFAVQMMNALQKLAEVKR
- a CDS encoding ASCH domain-containing protein, which gives rise to MKAKQMWNNFIQLHPEYQDSAYSAWSYGAIPDQLAELTLKNIKTATTSAYELYALEDEPLPQVNELSIILDSNDNAICMTKTTKVYVVPLNEVSAEHAFKEGEGDRTLTYWRKEHIDFFTKIYQETNLRFSENIPVVCEEFEMIYN